One genomic region from Prosthecobacter fusiformis encodes:
- a CDS encoding acyltransferase family protein, which produces MIPSSSSSYRPDIDGLRGLAVLMVVLFHADMGFNGGYTGVDIFFVISGYLITGLLFKEMERGSIDLAGFWERRLRRITPALAVMLVVVLALGAAVLFPSAFTSLGESFVAQALLSANLYFWQDSGYFADAAEEKPLLHLWSLAVEEQFYILLPLLLIFGQHWLKRRHSADQVRWIMVRVFVGLMVVSFVASVVGVAMDANTAFYWLHTRAWELLLGSVLAGLPEAWRLKNRQQREVVAGLGLVLILVAAFAYESDTAFPGAAALLPCLGAAGLIWAHSLRAGEKAQAESLPRTWRVMTWKPLVAVGLISYSLYLWHWPLLALAQYVNIFGDNSPPVLIRVGAVLLAFLLAWMSWRWVEMPFRRKSIFKTRRSIFLMGAGLGVLFIVVGWQIVRHEGLPERMPEAAMIYEGGKQDRPEFPLTVDLEAVQQGQFAKAGMKDAEAPVAMMIWGDSHARSLMPVLDALCQEHRLTAEMAMYSATSPTLGFYRRSRNGLGVRTEILAKAVVERVRKAKIPNTLLAAYWSECPNKDPEGFSNALVETARVLTEAGTQVWVVLDVPTQPFDVPKALALGRLPGGWFPNPAERTTTLEKHREINAVMQALIPRLLETGARVLDPADLLMNADGRTLIEHDGHAVYVDYNHLTVKGAHLLRPLFEGLVSGSATPKR; this is translated from the coding sequence ATGATCCCCTCTTCATCCTCATCCTACCGCCCTGATATTGACGGCTTGCGTGGTCTGGCGGTGCTGATGGTGGTTCTGTTTCACGCGGATATGGGGTTCAATGGAGGATATACGGGGGTGGACATTTTCTTTGTGATCTCCGGGTATTTGATCACGGGGCTGCTGTTTAAGGAGATGGAGCGCGGGTCGATTGACCTGGCTGGCTTTTGGGAGCGAAGGCTGCGCCGCATTACGCCTGCTTTGGCGGTGATGCTGGTGGTCGTTTTGGCCCTGGGGGCTGCTGTGCTTTTCCCATCCGCCTTTACCTCCCTGGGGGAATCGTTTGTGGCGCAGGCCTTGCTGAGTGCGAATCTCTATTTCTGGCAGGATTCGGGTTACTTCGCGGATGCGGCTGAGGAGAAGCCTTTGTTACACCTTTGGTCCCTGGCGGTGGAGGAGCAGTTTTATATTCTGCTGCCGCTGCTTTTGATTTTCGGGCAGCATTGGTTAAAGCGGCGGCATTCAGCAGACCAAGTGCGCTGGATCATGGTCCGGGTTTTCGTGGGGCTGATGGTTGTGAGCTTCGTTGCCAGTGTGGTGGGGGTGGCGATGGATGCGAATACCGCTTTTTACTGGCTGCACACTCGGGCGTGGGAATTGCTGTTGGGGAGTGTGCTGGCCGGGCTGCCGGAGGCATGGCGTTTAAAAAATCGCCAGCAGCGGGAGGTGGTGGCCGGGCTGGGACTGGTGCTGATTTTGGTGGCCGCGTTTGCTTATGAAAGTGACACGGCTTTTCCTGGGGCGGCGGCTTTGCTGCCCTGTCTGGGGGCTGCGGGGTTGATCTGGGCGCATAGCCTGAGGGCGGGGGAAAAGGCCCAGGCGGAGTCGCTGCCGCGGACCTGGCGGGTGATGACATGGAAGCCTTTGGTAGCGGTGGGGCTCATTTCATATTCGCTGTATCTGTGGCACTGGCCACTGCTGGCGCTGGCTCAGTATGTGAATATTTTTGGCGATAATTCACCGCCGGTTTTGATTCGGGTGGGTGCTGTCTTGCTGGCCTTTTTGCTGGCCTGGATGTCCTGGCGCTGGGTGGAGATGCCGTTCCGGCGCAAATCCATTTTTAAGACCCGGCGCAGCATTTTCCTGATGGGAGCAGGGTTGGGTGTTTTGTTCATCGTAGTAGGCTGGCAGATCGTCCGCCATGAGGGGCTGCCGGAAAGGATGCCGGAGGCCGCAATGATCTATGAAGGCGGGAAGCAGGACCGTCCTGAATTTCCTCTCACGGTGGATTTGGAGGCGGTGCAGCAGGGGCAGTTTGCCAAGGCGGGCATGAAGGATGCGGAGGCTCCGGTGGCGATGATGATCTGGGGGGACAGCCACGCGCGAAGCCTGATGCCGGTGCTGGATGCGCTGTGTCAGGAGCATCGTTTGACGGCGGAAATGGCGATGTATAGCGCCACCTCGCCGACGTTGGGCTTTTACCGCCGCAGTCGTAACGGCCTGGGGGTACGAACGGAGATCCTGGCCAAGGCGGTGGTGGAGCGGGTGAGGAAAGCGAAAATCCCCAACACGCTCCTGGCTGCCTACTGGAGTGAATGCCCCAACAAAGATCCCGAGGGATTTTCCAATGCGCTGGTGGAGACGGCGCGTGTTTTAACAGAGGCGGGCACCCAGGTGTGGGTGGTGCTGGATGTGCCGACGCAGCCCTTTGATGTGCCGAAGGCGCTGGCTCTGGGAAGGCTGCCGGGAGGCTGGTTCCCAAATCCTGCGGAGAGAACGACGACTCTGGAAAAGCACCGTGAAATCAATGCGGTGATGCAGGCGCTGATCCCGCGTTTGCTAGAAACCGGAGCCCGTGTGCTGGACCCGGCGGATCTGCTGATGAATGCGGATGGCAGAACCCTGATCGAGCATGACGGGCATGCGGTTTATGTGGATTACAACCATCTGACCGTGAAAGGCGCGCACCTGCTGAGGCCGCTGTTTGAGGGCCTAGTCTCCGGCTCTGCCACGCCTAAGCGCTGA
- a CDS encoding L,D-transpeptidase family protein, producing MTAVSSFFRTGLPFLALGLALCSCSSSPDEAAQEQPGSKRDAYWIGDQVAGSPKLVIDLSAQRIRYFKGGQLVGVSPISSGRESHSTVTGTFRITEKDRYHRSSLYGSYVDADGNVVVEDVDVRKDPRPPGTTFLGAKMHYFMRVVGAIGMHEGYLPGYPASHGCIRLPTDMAAIFYNATPHGTPVQIVGNASLAAYEAPVPMVQQAPAPQEEVRKPKTRHGRKPKAPKRQALPPGTTLYL from the coding sequence ATGACTGCCGTCTCTTCCTTTTTTCGCACAGGTCTCCCCTTTCTCGCCCTTGGCCTGGCCCTGTGCAGTTGCAGTTCTTCGCCCGATGAGGCCGCCCAGGAGCAGCCAGGGTCAAAACGGGATGCTTACTGGATCGGCGACCAAGTCGCGGGCAGCCCAAAGCTGGTGATCGACCTCAGCGCCCAGCGCATCCGTTATTTCAAAGGCGGCCAGCTCGTCGGCGTCTCCCCCATTTCCTCAGGCCGGGAAAGCCACTCCACAGTCACCGGCACTTTCCGCATCACGGAAAAGGATCGTTACCACCGTTCCTCCCTGTATGGCAGCTACGTGGATGCCGATGGCAACGTCGTCGTAGAGGATGTGGATGTGCGCAAAGATCCCCGCCCACCTGGCACGACCTTCCTCGGCGCAAAGATGCATTACTTCATGCGCGTCGTCGGGGCCATCGGCATGCATGAGGGATACCTGCCCGGTTATCCCGCCTCCCATGGTTGCATCCGCCTGCCGACGGATATGGCCGCCATCTTTTACAATGCCACCCCTCACGGCACCCCTGTACAGATCGTTGGCAATGCCTCCCTGGCTGCCTATGAGGCCCCCGTCCCCATGGTGCAGCAAGCACCAGCCCCACAGGAGGAAGTGCGAAAACCAAAGACACGCCATGGCCGCAAGCCCAAGGCCCCCAAGCGCCAGGCACTGCCTCCTGGCACCACTCTTTATTTGTAA
- a CDS encoding SDR family NAD(P)-dependent oxidoreductase — MSARYDVEGLVVVVMGGTTGLGLSAAQALVANGAKVVVTSRSEANVQAALDSLGENARGFAADASLPETAERAVALAVEAFGRLDALYHVAGGSGRAKGDGPLHEITDEGLRYTLDLNLTSLIASNRAAVKQFMKQGGGGCILNMGSVLGWSPSPEFFASHAYAAAKAGIVGFSRSIASYYAPQNIRVNVIAPALVETPMSQRAVGNEAIVQFVAAKQPLDGGRVGSPADVEGAALFLLSRAAQFITGQVLAVDGGWTVSEGREAPNKKN; from the coding sequence ATGAGTGCGCGTTATGATGTTGAGGGACTGGTGGTGGTCGTCATGGGCGGCACCACGGGGCTGGGGCTGTCTGCGGCGCAGGCGCTGGTGGCCAATGGAGCGAAGGTGGTCGTCACCAGCCGGAGTGAGGCGAATGTGCAAGCTGCGTTGGATAGCTTGGGGGAAAATGCGCGCGGTTTCGCTGCGGATGCCAGTCTGCCGGAAACGGCGGAGCGGGCCGTGGCTCTGGCGGTGGAGGCCTTTGGCAGGCTGGATGCGCTGTATCATGTGGCGGGCGGCAGCGGACGGGCCAAGGGTGACGGGCCGCTGCATGAGATCACGGATGAGGGGCTGCGCTATACGCTGGATCTGAACCTGACGTCCTTGATTGCCTCCAACCGTGCAGCGGTGAAGCAATTCATGAAGCAGGGCGGCGGGGGCTGCATTTTAAACATGGGCAGCGTGCTCGGGTGGTCACCCTCGCCGGAATTTTTTGCCAGTCATGCCTATGCGGCGGCGAAGGCAGGCATCGTCGGTTTCAGCCGGTCCATCGCCAGTTATTATGCGCCGCAAAACATCCGTGTGAACGTCATCGCCCCGGCGCTGGTGGAAACGCCGATGTCCCAGCGTGCGGTGGGCAATGAGGCCATCGTGCAGTTCGTTGCGGCCAAGCAGCCGCTAGATGGCGGGCGCGTGGGCAGCCCGGCGGATGTGGAAGGGGCGGCGTTGTTTTTGCTTTCGCGTGCGGCCCAATTCATCACGGGCCAGGTGCTGGCGGTGGATGGCGGATGGACGGTATCTGAAGGGAGAGAAGCGCCTAACAAGAAGAACTGA
- a CDS encoding DUF1501 domain-containing protein, whose translation MFSSRRSFLQTTGCGFGYLAASALAQKQAWAGGGGRGPQPHHAPRAKRVIFLFMQGGVSHVDSFDYKPRLLKDDQKIIDIADPRTVAKTGKGSPQRIKKPLWDFAQHGETGRWASNLFPNINRHVDDLCFLHGMHTEGVAHGPATLFMHTGTTSFIRPSMGAWVMYGLGSENENLPGFVTISPSLGNGGPRNYGNAFLPAVFQGTPLGRSGLPSKEATIKNIVNTTWSPEQQRRQYELLGALNSQQMLPGDNEIEAVIQSYELAWRMQNKAPDALDLAQESESTLSLYGIGDKTTDNFGRQCLMARRMAEQGVRYIQVNYGDNSNNPAWDQHSNLPKHGDHAAAVDKPIAGLLTDLKQRGLLEDTIVWWGGEFGRTPYAERNGTGRDHNPAGFTVWLAGGGVKAGFAHGATDDIGFQAVEGKVHMHDLHATILHLLGLDHEKLTFKYAGRDFRLTDVHGHVVNEILA comes from the coding sequence ATGTTTTCTTCCCGACGTTCCTTTCTCCAGACCACGGGTTGTGGTTTTGGATACTTGGCGGCCTCTGCGCTGGCCCAGAAGCAGGCGTGGGCGGGGGGCGGGGGCAGGGGACCGCAGCCGCATCATGCGCCGAGGGCGAAGCGGGTGATCTTTCTTTTTATGCAGGGCGGGGTGAGCCATGTGGACTCGTTTGATTACAAACCACGGCTGTTGAAGGATGACCAGAAGATCATCGACATCGCGGATCCGCGCACGGTGGCGAAGACGGGAAAGGGCTCCCCGCAGCGCATCAAGAAACCTTTGTGGGACTTTGCCCAGCATGGGGAGACAGGAAGGTGGGCATCGAATCTTTTTCCCAACATCAACCGGCATGTGGATGACCTGTGCTTCCTGCATGGCATGCATACGGAGGGGGTGGCGCATGGTCCAGCCACGCTGTTTATGCACACGGGCACGACGAGCTTTATCCGGCCCAGCATGGGGGCATGGGTGATGTATGGGCTGGGTTCGGAAAATGAGAACCTACCGGGTTTTGTCACCATCAGCCCCAGCTTGGGGAATGGCGGGCCGCGCAATTATGGCAATGCTTTCCTGCCTGCCGTTTTCCAAGGTACTCCGTTAGGCCGCAGCGGCCTGCCGAGCAAGGAGGCGACGATCAAAAACATCGTCAACACCACCTGGAGCCCGGAGCAGCAACGGCGGCAGTATGAATTGTTAGGCGCGTTGAATTCCCAGCAGATGCTGCCGGGGGACAATGAGATCGAGGCGGTCATCCAAAGTTATGAACTGGCCTGGAGGATGCAGAACAAGGCCCCGGATGCGCTGGACCTAGCTCAGGAATCTGAATCCACGCTGAGCCTGTATGGCATCGGCGACAAGACGACGGATAACTTTGGCAGGCAATGCCTGATGGCCCGCCGGATGGCGGAGCAGGGGGTGCGCTACATCCAGGTGAATTACGGTGACAATTCCAATAATCCAGCCTGGGATCAGCACAGCAATCTGCCCAAACATGGAGACCATGCAGCGGCGGTGGACAAACCCATCGCCGGTCTGCTGACGGACCTCAAGCAGCGCGGGCTGCTGGAGGATACCATCGTCTGGTGGGGCGGTGAATTTGGCCGCACGCCGTATGCGGAAAGAAACGGCACGGGTCGCGATCACAACCCGGCGGGATTCACCGTCTGGCTGGCAGGCGGTGGTGTGAAGGCGGGGTTTGCCCATGGGGCCACGGATGACATCGGCTTCCAGGCGGTGGAGGGAAAGGTGCACATGCATGACCTGCACGCGACCATCCTGCATCTGTTAGGCCTGGATCATGAAAAGCTGACGTTCAAGTATGCCGGGCGTGACTTCCGCCTGACGGATGTGCATGGGCATGTGGTGAATGAGATCTTGGCGTAG
- the dprA gene encoding DNA-processing protein DprA: MTRTEAYLALNLIPQVGPVRIRRLLQTFGTPERVLTAKASEIVQVDGFGMTQAEAIAGWESQVHLDKEMAKIHERGLTLLTQEDELYPPLLKQIYDAPILLYVWGQLQKRDHQAIGVVGSRHATLYGMNATKKMSFQIAYAGYTVISGLARGIDTAAHEAALAAKGRTVAVIGSGIGKLYPPENMALAQRISENGAVISEYPVDRIADRQTFPYRNRIVAGWGSGLLVVEAPVKSGSLITAQQATEQGRTVYAVPGPIDKPTSAGCNRLIQQGAKLVMDGADVLDDLMTLFPTAPIAPKVEAPPPAVNLTLDEQILFGAMTTEELHIDELTALSGLAPGTVNVNLMRLEMKRLIRALPGRRYVRVN, from the coding sequence ATGACGCGCACCGAAGCTTACCTAGCCCTGAACCTGATCCCCCAAGTGGGCCCGGTACGCATCCGCAGGCTCTTGCAGACCTTTGGCACCCCGGAGCGCGTCCTCACCGCCAAGGCTTCCGAAATCGTCCAGGTGGATGGCTTTGGCATGACCCAGGCCGAGGCCATCGCAGGCTGGGAAAGCCAAGTCCATCTGGATAAGGAAATGGCAAAAATCCACGAGCGCGGCCTCACCCTCCTCACCCAGGAGGACGAGCTATACCCGCCCCTGCTCAAGCAGATCTACGATGCCCCCATCCTGCTTTATGTCTGGGGTCAGCTTCAAAAGCGCGACCACCAGGCCATCGGTGTCGTCGGCAGCCGTCACGCCACCTTATACGGCATGAATGCCACGAAGAAGATGAGCTTCCAGATCGCCTATGCAGGCTATACCGTCATCAGCGGCCTGGCGCGTGGCATTGATACCGCCGCCCATGAAGCCGCCCTGGCAGCAAAGGGGCGCACCGTCGCCGTCATCGGCTCCGGTATAGGCAAGCTGTATCCGCCGGAAAACATGGCCCTGGCCCAGCGCATCTCCGAAAACGGCGCCGTCATCAGCGAATACCCCGTGGACCGCATCGCCGACCGGCAGACCTTTCCGTATAGAAACCGCATCGTCGCCGGTTGGGGCAGCGGTCTCCTGGTCGTGGAGGCACCCGTGAAAAGCGGCTCCCTCATCACCGCCCAGCAGGCGACCGAGCAAGGCCGCACCGTCTATGCCGTCCCCGGTCCCATTGACAAACCTACCTCCGCAGGCTGCAACCGCCTCATCCAGCAGGGGGCCAAGCTGGTCATGGATGGAGCCGATGTCCTGGATGACCTCATGACCCTCTTCCCCACCGCCCCCATCGCTCCCAAGGTGGAGGCCCCGCCCCCGGCCGTGAATCTCACCCTGGATGAGCAGATCCTCTTTGGCGCCATGACCACCGAAGAACTGCACATCGATGAACTCACCGCCCTCTCCGGCCTAGCCCCCGGCACTGTGAATGTGAATCTCATGCGGCTGGAAATGAAACGCCTCATCCGGGCGTTACCTGGACGCCGCTATGTGCGTGTGAATTGA